Genomic DNA from Rhodospirillaceae bacterium:
GCTTTTTCGTAAACTGGAATTATGTGCATATGATAATGAAAAACAGTTTGCCCAGCTTTGGCACCATTAAGTTGGGTGATAATTACGCCAGAGGGAAGAAGAGCCTTTTTGATTG
This window encodes:
- a CDS encoding HIT family protein — encoded protein: IKKALLPSGVIITQLNGAKAGQTVFHYHMHIIPVYEKAPFQPHANDLEDPEILASTAESIKQTLL